The Montipora capricornis isolate CH-2021 chromosome 6, ASM3666992v2, whole genome shotgun sequence genome has a window encoding:
- the LOC138054300 gene encoding uncharacterized protein yields the protein MVRKYGSSLRWRVVFLHVTHHLSPGEIVRLLKVGKTFVHKVLKLYSETKGVEYPLNHNRGKPRSIGGRVILLIRYLIDQCPELYLDELRDWIYFRTGETYAIPTLSRCLSKIGLSVKKLQLIAKERDERRRANFRRYMAQFNKHELLFVDESSKDDRTFQRKYAQGLKGIRVSRKGNFTRGTRYSVLGAIAVDDVKAAHAIEGAYNKQQFEYAMEHFVLPHVGSYANKERCSVIVMDNCRIHYSQRVFELVRRKGGMTVFLPPYSPDMNPIELCFGCGKSWLQRHQDVCDKYPKRCFEIALHQVIKPFAVPLLISNTLFARNTALLE from the exons ATGGTTCGCAAATATGGATCTTCTTTGCGGTGGAGAGTGGTGTTTTTGCATGTGACCCATCATCTCTCTCCAGGGGAGATAGTTCGGTTGTTGAAAGTAGGAAAAACATTTGTTCATAAGGTGCTGAAACTTTACAGCGAAACCAAAGGAGTGGAATACCCGCTGAATCACAACAGAGGAAAGCCGCGATCCATCGGTG GAAGAGTCATTTTACTCATTCGTTATCTTATCGACCAATGTCCCGAGTTGTATCTGGACGAACTTCGCGATTGGATCTATTTCCGCACTGGAGAAACATACGCGATTCCAACGCTGAGCCGCTGCTTGAGTAAAATTGGTCTTTCTGTTAAAAAG CTGCAGTTGATTGCAAAGGAGCGGGATGAAAgacgacgagcaaattttcGACGCTATATGGCCCAGTTCAACAAGCACGAATTGTTATTTGTTGACGAGTCTTCAAAGGACGATAGAACGTTCCAG CGTAAGTATGCCCAAGGTCTAAAGGGGATCAGAGTGTCCCGGAAAGGAAATTTTACAAGGGGAACAAGGTACAGTGTTTTAGGTGCCATTGCAGTGGATGATGTGAAGGCTGCTCACGCTATTGAAGGTGCATACAACAAGCAACAGTTCGAATATGCAATGGAGCATTTTGTGCTGCCACATGTAGGCTCATATGCTAACAAGGAAAGGTGTTCTGTCATTGTGATGGACAATTGCCGCATTCATTACTCACAACGGGTGTTTGAACTTGTACGTCGAAAAGGAGGAATGACTGTATTTCTACC TCCCTACTCTCCTGACATGAATCCAATTGAACTGTGTTTTGGATGTGGGAAGTCATGGCTTCAGAGGCATCAGGATGTTTGTGACAAGTATCCCAAACGATGCTTTGAAATAGCACTTCATCAGGTTATTAAACCATTTGCAGTCCCTTTGCTGATTAGTAACACTCTGTTTGCAAGAAACACAGCATTACTTGAATGA